A part of Dehalogenimonas sp. W genomic DNA contains:
- the infC gene encoding translation initiation factor IF-3: MFYIQYHDSQGGSQHIIKELRVNDKILGREVRVVGEKGEQLGVMTVAQAKELARRNSVDLVEVAPTSVPPVCRLMDYGKYRYEQTKKEREAKKGQKLSLLKEIRLRPKIGAHDYEAKVRSIRKQLEDGDKVKVTIMFRGREITHSELGIKILKRAADELSDIANVEGQPTLLGSRIHLMLVPKPSNKVKTKEGQTDNAEIKNS, translated from the coding sequence ATATTCTACATTCAGTATCATGATTCTCAGGGAGGTAGCCAGCACATAATTAAAGAACTGCGGGTTAACGACAAGATTCTGGGCCGCGAGGTTCGGGTAGTCGGTGAAAAAGGCGAGCAGTTAGGTGTGATGACTGTAGCTCAGGCTAAAGAATTGGCCCGTCGCAACAGCGTTGATTTAGTTGAAGTCGCTCCCACTTCAGTTCCACCGGTTTGTCGCCTGATGGATTACGGCAAATATCGGTACGAACAAACCAAAAAGGAACGTGAAGCCAAAAAGGGGCAGAAGCTTTCCCTGTTAAAGGAAATCAGATTGCGGCCTAAGATCGGCGCTCATGATTATGAAGCCAAAGTCCGCAGTATTCGCAAACAACTTGAGGATGGCGACAAAGTTAAAGTAACCATCATGTTTCGCGGCCGGGAAATTACCCATTCAGAACTGGGAATCAAAATATTAAAGCGCGCTGCGGATGAACTTTCGGATATCGCCAACGTAGAGGGACAGCCCACTCTTTTAGGCTCACGGATTCATTTGATGCTGGTGCCTAAACCGTCCAATAAAGTTAAAACAAAGGAAGGTCAAACGGATAATGCCGAAATTAAAAACTCATAA
- the thrS gene encoding threonine--tRNA ligase codes for MTSENEVSKLEIIRHSAAHIMAQAVAELFPGARLGIGPAIDSGFYYDFELPRPLVPEDLELIESKMVEITKKNQPFLCQTLSRHDAVNLFSGQPYKLELINDLPDNEEITVYRNGDFVDLCRGPHVSHTARVKAFKLLSIAGAYWRGDEKNPMLQRIYGTAFPSRSELDEYLTSLAEAEARDHRKINKQLNLFVTPEEVGGGLVIYGPKAGRIRTIIEEFWRRAHYDNGYELLYTPHIGRSNLWETSGHLQNYRDIMYSPMDIDGQDYYVKPMNCPFHIMFYKSQMRSYRDLPLRWAELGTVYRYERSGVLHGLLRVRGFTQDDAHIICTPEQIDNEINEVLRFSFDMWKVFGFTDLKLFLATRPEKAIGTEEQWQRASDALRRVMDAQGLAYSVDEGGGAFYGPKIDIKVRDSLGREWQMTTIQFDFNLPERFDMVYTGQDGQEHRPYMVHRALLGSWERFFGLLIEHYAGAFPVWIHPTQVAVLPIADRHVEYANQVSSELKQSGIRVTVDDRSETVNQKIRQAQLDKTPYILVIGDKEIEKGTLAVRLRTGQQRFGVTIKEFKATIKDLIEQRRNDLPL; via the coding sequence GTGACAAGCGAAAACGAAGTTTCTAAATTGGAAATCATCAGACATTCAGCAGCCCATATCATGGCCCAGGCTGTTGCCGAGTTATTTCCCGGAGCCCGGCTTGGAATAGGTCCGGCCATTGATTCCGGTTTCTATTATGATTTTGAATTGCCCCGTCCGCTGGTGCCGGAGGATTTGGAGTTAATTGAATCCAAAATGGTGGAGATCACCAAAAAGAACCAACCATTTTTATGCCAAACGCTCAGTCGTCATGATGCAGTTAATCTTTTTTCAGGCCAGCCGTATAAACTGGAACTGATAAATGATTTACCCGATAACGAAGAGATTACGGTATATCGCAACGGTGATTTTGTGGATTTATGCAGGGGTCCTCACGTTTCCCACACAGCCAGAGTAAAAGCTTTTAAATTGCTGTCAATAGCGGGGGCTTACTGGCGAGGTGATGAAAAAAATCCGATGTTGCAGCGGATTTACGGTACGGCATTCCCTTCACGGTCAGAACTTGATGAATATCTGACCAGCTTAGCAGAAGCCGAAGCTCGGGATCACCGGAAAATCAACAAACAATTGAATCTCTTCGTAACCCCTGAAGAAGTGGGCGGAGGTCTGGTTATCTATGGCCCCAAAGCCGGGCGCATTCGTACAATTATTGAGGAGTTCTGGCGACGTGCCCATTATGATAATGGTTATGAGTTGCTATATACCCCGCATATTGGACGGTCTAATCTTTGGGAGACTTCCGGTCACCTGCAAAATTATCGGGATATCATGTACTCCCCGATGGATATCGACGGGCAGGATTACTATGTCAAACCGATGAACTGTCCGTTTCATATTATGTTTTATAAATCCCAGATGAGATCGTACCGGGATTTGCCGCTGCGCTGGGCTGAACTAGGCACCGTGTACCGCTATGAACGCAGCGGTGTTTTACATGGGTTGCTTCGTGTCAGGGGTTTTACCCAGGATGATGCTCATATTATCTGTACCCCGGAACAAATTGACAATGAAATCAACGAAGTGTTGCGTTTTTCCTTTGATATGTGGAAAGTTTTTGGATTCACAGACTTAAAGCTTTTCCTGGCGACCCGGCCGGAAAAGGCTATTGGAACAGAGGAACAGTGGCAACGTGCATCAGATGCCTTAAGGCGGGTTATGGATGCTCAAGGACTGGCATATAGTGTTGATGAAGGCGGCGGTGCCTTTTACGGGCCTAAGATTGATATTAAAGTCAGGGATTCGCTTGGTCGTGAATGGCAGATGACCACAATTCAGTTTGACTTTAACCTGCCGGAACGCTTTGACATGGTTTATACCGGACAGGACGGGCAGGAGCATCGGCCTTACATGGTTCACCGGGCTTTACTAGGTTCCTGGGAACGCTTTTTCGGTTTGTTGATTGAACATTATGCAGGAGCCTTTCCTGTTTGGATTCATCCCACCCAGGTGGCGGTTCTGCCTATTGCCGACAGACATGTGGAGTACGCTAATCAGGTCAGTAGTGAATTGAAACAATCCGGTATCCGGGTTACTGTTGATGATCGTTCGGAAACGGTGAACCAGAAGATTCGACAGGCCCAACTGGATAAAACACCTTACATTCTGGTTATCGGCGATAAAGAAATTGAAAAAGGCACTCTGGCGGTCAGGTTGCGCACTGGACAACAACGGTTCGGGGTTACGATTAAAGAGTTCAAAGCGACAATTAAGGACTTGATTGAGCAGCGTCGTAATGATTTACCCTTGTAG
- a CDS encoding 4Fe-4S dicluster domain-containing protein produces MSIRKIVCFDEDKCNGCGECVPSCAEGAIQIIDGKARLVSDTFCDGLGACLGECPMDAITIEEREAPEFDEIAAMRHVAAAEKPRAIPLGCPSARLMSFGESSPPHTGNKESQHSSLNNWPVQLTLVPPHAPFLKNADILLAADCVPFAYPDFHRDFLSGKVLLIACPKLDEFEPYLHKMAQILQQAQPASITILRMEVPCCGGLTHLVKQAVQTSGIKVEVKEITVGVQGKVLAEA; encoded by the coding sequence ATGTCTATTAGAAAAATCGTTTGCTTTGATGAAGACAAGTGCAATGGTTGCGGTGAATGTGTGCCGTCATGTGCTGAAGGAGCTATTCAGATAATCGACGGTAAAGCCAGATTGGTCAGTGATACTTTTTGCGATGGTCTGGGCGCGTGTTTGGGTGAGTGTCCCATGGACGCCATCACCATAGAAGAGAGAGAAGCCCCGGAGTTTGATGAAATAGCAGCGATGCGCCATGTTGCGGCGGCTGAAAAACCGCGCGCTATTCCCTTGGGGTGTCCATCAGCCAGATTGATGTCGTTTGGCGAAAGCTCACCCCCCCATACCGGTAACAAGGAAAGTCAGCATTCCTCGCTCAATAACTGGCCGGTACAGTTGACGCTGGTGCCGCCGCATGCTCCATTTTTGAAAAACGCCGATATTTTATTGGCTGCTGATTGTGTTCCATTCGCTTACCCTGATTTTCATCGGGACTTTCTGTCTGGAAAAGTATTGCTGATCGCTTGCCCTAAATTGGATGAATTTGAGCCGTATCTTCATAAAATGGCCCAGATTCTGCAGCAGGCTCAACCGGCCAGTATTACCATTCTTCGCATGGAAGTGCCGTGTTGCGGCGGGTTGACCCATCTGGTCAAACAAGCTGTACAAACCTCCGGAATCAAAGTAGAGGTTAAGGAGATAACAGTAGGCGTCCAGGGTAAAGTTCTGGCTGAAGCATAA
- a CDS encoding phosphohydrolase, with protein MENRCPGQDFRKLRVELHRCPHCRAEVEIFSDESKARCQRCGTMVVRESQPSCIEWCSSARQCLGEERWQRLNELTRSGGDKDVY; from the coding sequence ATGGAAAACAGATGTCCGGGACAGGATTTTCGTAAACTGCGGGTGGAGTTACACCGCTGTCCTCATTGTCGGGCTGAAGTTGAAATATTTTCGGATGAATCCAAAGCCCGTTGCCAGAGGTGTGGCACCATGGTTGTCAGGGAGTCCCAACCTTCGTGCATTGAATGGTGTTCGTCTGCCCGCCAATGTTTGGGTGAAGAGCGCTGGCAAAGATTAAATGAATTGACCAGGTCGGGAGGAGACAAAGATGTCTATTAG
- a CDS encoding Crp/Fnr family transcriptional regulator yields the protein MDIPSAVASLRRAYLFSSSKETDLTEIVSKSEVKKYEAGEYLFWEGDPPEFFYLLTEGRVKVMKHGSLGRETVVAFFSPGDIFGEVAVLENKPYPASCQAVAGTEVLTISRKTFNNFIERNPAVAMAMVAILSARLREAQSRLHDMAGERVEQRLARTLERLFSKIGSELPFTRQDLADMSGTTLETTVRFLSRLKEGGIISSRRGLVIIKDDVKLRLLAEGPPDIA from the coding sequence ATGGATATACCTTCAGCAGTTGCGTCTTTGCGCCGGGCATATCTATTTTCATCGTCAAAAGAAACGGACCTGACTGAAATCGTTTCCAAATCCGAAGTTAAAAAATACGAAGCCGGTGAATACCTGTTCTGGGAAGGCGATCCGCCGGAATTCTTTTATTTGCTGACCGAGGGCCGGGTTAAAGTGATGAAGCACGGCTCCTTGGGGCGGGAGACGGTAGTGGCTTTTTTTAGTCCTGGAGATATATTTGGCGAGGTAGCGGTTCTGGAAAATAAACCGTATCCTGCCAGTTGTCAGGCCGTTGCCGGGACGGAAGTTCTGACGATTTCCCGAAAAACATTTAATAATTTTATTGAACGAAATCCAGCGGTGGCAATGGCTATGGTAGCCATATTAAGTGCTAGATTACGGGAGGCCCAAAGCCGCTTGCACGACATGGCCGGTGAGCGGGTTGAACAACGCCTGGCCCGGACGCTGGAGCGGTTATTTTCCAAAATAGGCTCTGAATTACCCTTTACCCGGCAGGACTTGGCAGATATGTCAGGTACGACATTAGAAACTACGGTTAGATTTCTCAGTCGCCTCAAGGAAGGTGGTATTATTTCTTCTCGACGCGGACTTGTTATTATTAAAGATGATGTGAAGTTGCGCTTGTTGGCCGAAGGTCCTCCCGATATAGCCTGA
- a CDS encoding 4Fe-4S double cluster binding domain-containing protein produces the protein MLELSETASAVIQQLLTKGYRACVTSVGHMSALEVEYQGYTQRSVWKSSPHLSRHVFNFKPPEKLRLGGSVITVAAPVPPVKLEFGFQGRRHQVDAPPLSTDYQRDLKIFSSIINEVIMAGGYRLFEANLPTKLIASHAGLLENGLNNMGYIPGMGSFFRLAAFYSDMPVAGDLWQDHIVSGKCRHCQACLNNCPTGCLQPDCFDVSRCLSLLSKEPYDFPEWVDSRWHNSIIGCRICQLTCPMNVDYLEQASIGAEFSEIETQAILSAVPLGQLLEDTRMKLERFHLGDYYDILPRNLRLLLDNRRENQ, from the coding sequence ATGTTGGAATTATCAGAGACAGCATCAGCGGTCATTCAACAACTGCTTACAAAAGGATATCGGGCATGTGTAACATCTGTCGGGCACATGTCGGCTTTGGAAGTTGAATACCAGGGTTATACTCAGCGTTCTGTCTGGAAGTCATCACCGCATCTCAGTCGACATGTTTTTAATTTCAAACCTCCGGAAAAATTAAGACTCGGCGGGTCTGTTATCACGGTGGCCGCTCCGGTCCCTCCGGTAAAACTTGAATTTGGTTTTCAGGGAAGACGTCACCAGGTAGACGCCCCGCCGCTGTCAACTGATTATCAGCGGGATTTAAAAATATTTTCCAGTATCATCAATGAGGTGATAATGGCTGGTGGCTACCGACTGTTTGAAGCCAATCTACCTACAAAATTGATCGCCAGTCACGCTGGCCTATTGGAAAATGGGCTGAACAATATGGGGTATATACCAGGAATGGGTAGTTTTTTTCGCCTGGCCGCTTTTTATTCCGACATGCCGGTTGCTGGTGACCTATGGCAGGATCATATTGTTAGTGGAAAATGCCGCCATTGTCAGGCTTGTTTAAATAATTGTCCCACCGGTTGCCTGCAGCCGGACTGTTTTGATGTGTCGCGATGCCTGTCTCTATTAAGCAAAGAACCTTATGATTTTCCGGAATGGGTAGACTCTCGGTGGCATAATTCAATCATCGGATGCCGTATTTGCCAACTGACTTGTCCAATGAACGTGGATTATTTGGAGCAGGCTTCAATTGGGGCGGAGTTTTCAGAAATTGAAACTCAGGCCATCTTGTCTGCGGTACCACTCGGACAGTTACTTGAGGATACCCGCATGAAATTGGAACGGTTTCACCTGGGGGATTATTACGACATTTTGCCTCGGAATTTGCGGTTACTGTTGGATAACCGTCGGGAGAATCAATAA
- a CDS encoding zinc-ribbon domain-containing protein — MTEKPSPVDKNRERRHTFVVILLFGNKNYGEHLGYIVTRCQHCQSDRVFSVSQRRQRLTVYFIPTVQYRVKQYMTCQGCGRHFEIADALKPQIAERLMTESQLKKVVQEMTVGANVMVPLCQSCSQPVGRGMRYCPSCGTALQ; from the coding sequence ATGACTGAAAAACCGTCACCGGTTGACAAAAACCGCGAGCGTAGACATACTTTTGTGGTGATTTTACTATTCGGCAATAAAAACTACGGCGAACATCTGGGTTATATCGTGACCAGATGTCAGCATTGTCAATCAGATAGAGTTTTCAGCGTTTCTCAGCGCCGGCAACGTCTGACCGTATATTTTATCCCTACGGTTCAATATCGGGTTAAACAATACATGACCTGTCAGGGGTGCGGGCGTCATTTTGAAATAGCCGATGCTCTTAAGCCTCAAATAGCGGAACGTTTGATGACTGAGTCACAGTTGAAAAAAGTCGTTCAGGAAATGACGGTTGGAGCCAACGTCATGGTTCCTTTGTGTCAATCCTGTTCCCAACCCGTTGGGCGGGGCATGCGTTATTGCCCCAGTTGCGGCACGGCCTTACAATGA
- a CDS encoding YggS family pyridoxal phosphate-dependent enzyme encodes MYDQITQNVRRLLGEIPPYVTVVAAAKTRTPDEIRAAIDGGVSIIGENYVQEAARTKIELGNSDRLGAEATLHYIGHLQLNKVKKAVEIFDVIETVDTKRLADELNAQAKRINKVLPVLIEINIAGEPQKAGVMPDQLPELALYLDSLPNLRLQGLMTMGPRLEESGLRKYFAETKRLLGSIGQLGLPNSDLLYLSMGMSNSYRIAIEEGANLIRLGTAIFGERA; translated from the coding sequence ATGTACGATCAAATAACCCAAAACGTCAGGCGATTACTGGGAGAAATTCCACCGTACGTCACTGTGGTGGCGGCGGCTAAAACCCGCACCCCTGATGAAATACGAGCTGCAATTGATGGCGGAGTGTCCATCATCGGTGAAAACTATGTCCAGGAAGCCGCCAGAACCAAAATTGAGCTTGGGAACAGCGACCGACTTGGTGCTGAAGCAACTTTGCATTATATAGGCCATCTGCAGCTTAACAAGGTAAAAAAAGCGGTTGAAATATTTGATGTAATAGAAACCGTGGATACAAAGCGACTAGCTGATGAATTAAATGCCCAGGCAAAGCGAATAAATAAAGTATTGCCAGTGCTGATTGAAATTAATATCGCGGGTGAGCCTCAAAAAGCCGGGGTTATGCCGGATCAACTACCTGAGTTAGCCCTTTATCTGGATTCCTTGCCCAATCTTAGGCTACAGGGACTGATGACTATGGGCCCTCGACTGGAAGAATCAGGCCTGAGGAAATACTTCGCTGAGACCAAACGCCTCTTAGGAAGCATTGGGCAACTAGGACTGCCAAATTCAGACTTGCTTTATTTGTCCATGGGGATGAGTAATTCTTACCGCATCGCCATTGAAGAAGGGGCGAATCTAATTCGCCTGGGAACGGCAATTTTTGGCGAACGGGCTTAG
- a CDS encoding MtnX-like HAD-IB family phosphatase, giving the protein MTNKTLLQCDFDGTITEGDISFLILERYAEGDWRAVLRDYQQGIISVGDFNNRAFAFVKQNRETLENLVREEGRIRPGLTELVDFCAKQDITMTVVSNGLDFYIKTLLGNNGFSHIKIIAAKTVFTPRGMDARYYNHHGEEVLSQFKESYTRQFIEQGYKVYYAGNGPSDVPASRLAAHAFATESLLDFYRRENLPHTSFEDLRDIVTGLKSLA; this is encoded by the coding sequence TTGACAAACAAGACACTTTTACAATGTGACTTTGACGGTACCATTACCGAAGGAGATATCAGTTTTTTGATTTTAGAACGCTACGCTGAAGGCGATTGGCGCGCTGTCCTTAGGGACTATCAGCAGGGCATAATTTCGGTTGGAGATTTTAATAATCGGGCTTTCGCTTTCGTTAAGCAAAATCGGGAGACCCTGGAAAACCTGGTGCGTGAAGAAGGCCGGATCCGGCCTGGTTTAACTGAGTTGGTGGATTTTTGTGCCAAACAAGACATAACGATGACTGTGGTTTCCAACGGACTGGATTTTTATATCAAGACTTTACTGGGGAACAACGGTTTCAGTCACATTAAAATTATCGCAGCCAAAACTGTTTTTACGCCGCGAGGCATGGATGCGCGTTATTATAATCACCATGGGGAAGAAGTTCTCAGCCAGTTTAAGGAATCATATACCCGACAGTTTATTGAACAGGGCTACAAGGTTTACTATGCCGGTAACGGACCTTCGGATGTGCCGGCATCTCGTTTGGCCGCTCATGCTTTTGCAACAGAATCACTACTTGATTTTTATCGAAGAGAAAATTTGCCCCATACCTCGTTTGAAGATTTACGGGATATTGTAACTGGATTAAAATCTCTGGCCTAA
- the def gene encoding peptide deformylase, whose translation MALRVLHFHPDPVLRQKAKKVPVVDQSIKKLVDDMIETMQANSGCGLAAPQVGVSLRCIVIGMPEEVPFAIINPEIVKRVGEREVEEGCLSVPGLSAEVTRSVSVIVKGVDCKGKPIRVRGRELLGQALEHEIDHLNGMLFIDRVESPSKLHKKEIPAEVDDLETMTETIGKDPQAN comes from the coding sequence ATGGCTTTAAGAGTACTTCACTTTCATCCCGATCCGGTTTTGAGGCAAAAAGCCAAAAAAGTGCCGGTAGTTGACCAGAGTATTAAAAAATTGGTTGACGATATGATCGAGACCATGCAGGCCAACAGCGGTTGCGGTTTGGCAGCGCCTCAAGTCGGCGTGTCGCTTAGGTGTATTGTCATTGGTATGCCGGAGGAAGTGCCTTTTGCCATTATCAACCCTGAAATCGTAAAAAGGGTTGGAGAACGGGAAGTTGAAGAAGGCTGTCTAAGCGTCCCTGGTTTGTCGGCAGAAGTAACCCGATCGGTTTCGGTGATTGTCAAAGGTGTTGATTGTAAAGGGAAGCCGATTCGTGTCAGAGGAAGAGAGCTTTTAGGACAGGCACTGGAGCATGAAATTGACCACCTTAACGGAATGTTGTTTATTGACCGGGTGGAGTCGCCGTCCAAACTTCATAAAAAAGAGATTCCGGCTGAAGTGGATGACTTAGAAACTATGACTGAAACCATAGGAAAGGACCCTCAGGCAAATTGA